gtgtacagctgcagcgatttgTAAGCCTCTCTGatagctgacgcttaaagttggtgagggagatttaagtctccagcttcagtgatgttttgcaattcgttccagtcattggcagcagagaactggaaggaaaggcggccaaagggatgttggctttggggatgaccagttagatatacctgctggagtgcgtgctacgggtgggtgctgctatggtgaccagtgagctgagataaggcggggctttacctagcaaagactcatAGATGACCTGCAGCCAGTGGGTAtgacgacgaatatgtagcgaggaccagccaacgagagcatacaggtcgcagtggtgggtagtatatgtggctttggtgacaaaacggatggcactgtgatagactgcatccaatttgttgagttgagttttggaggatattttgtaaatgacatcgccaacgtcaaggattggtaggatagtcagttttacaagggtatgtttggcagcataagtgaaggaggctttgttgtgaaataggaagccgattctagatgtaactttggattggagatgcttaatgtgactCTGGAAAGAGAGTTTGCGGTCTAGCCAGACAtttaggtatttatagttgtccatatattctaagtcagaaccgtccagagtagtgatgctaggcaggcgggtgcgggcagcgatcattTTGACGAGCATGCATTTGgctttactagcatttaagagcagttggaggccacggaaggagtgttgtatggcgttgaagctcgttaaGTGTCcagagaagggccagaagtatacagaatgatgtcgtttgcatagaggtggatcaaaaaCTCacccttgacttattacacatcttgtgttacagcctgaatttaaaatcgatttaaaaaaatgtttccaccaacacacaataccccataatgacaaagtaaaactTTGTTTGTGGATGTTTTCTTTTGGTCTGGTGTAGAGGTCgatcgattatgatttttcaacaccgataccgattattggaggaccaaaaatagccaataccgattaatcggccgattattattattttttttacatttgtaataatgacaattacaataatactgaatgaacacttattttaacttaatataatacatcaataaaaatcaatttagcctcaaataaataattaaacatgttcaatttggtttaaataatgcaaaaacaaagttttgGAAAAGTAAAAGTTAGCGCGCAcctcgctaactagctagccatttcacattggttacaccagccattaggctgataggcttgaagtcataaacagcgctgttcttgcgaagagctgctggcaaaacgcacgaaagtgccgtttgaatgaatgcttacaagcctgctgctgcctaccatcgctcagtcagactgctctatcaaatcatagacttaattataacataacacacagaaatatgagccttaggtcattaatatggttgaatacggaaactataatttagaaaacaaaacatttatttcagtgaaatacggaaccgttcggtattttatctaaggggttggcatccctaagtctaaatattcttgttacattgcacaactgagggaccttacagagatTTGGTAGTTATTCAAGAggaagtccatgcaacttatgtgacttgttaggcAGATGTTTACTGCTGAATGTATTTAGGCTTGCtataacaaaggagttgaatacttattgattaaagacatttcagtttttcattttttattttaattggtAGAAAAATTCTACATAcagttccactttgacattattgggtattgtgtgtaggcctgtaACACAACATATTGTGGGAAAGCCAAGGGGTGTAATTACTTCCTGAAGGCACCGTACATAGTCCTAACCACTAAAGCTTTTCTTTTCTCCGTttcctccctctgccttcctcctcgtcttcttccttcccctcccttcctccatatcCCCCCTTCAGGTACGCTGGAATTTTCGGACACCCACTCGGACATGTCCTATGTCTTCATCAATGACTCGTCTCAGACCTCCGTTCCCCTGCTCCAGGTAGGGAATATgcctacccctgcacattgactctgtaccagtagtGTTGTTATTGTTACTTTATTGTTGGGTAAGAGctcgtaagtaagaatttcactgtataTTCTAcagttgttgtattcggcgcgtgtGATTTGACAACCCTAATGTCTGCTCCCCTGCTCCTGGTGGGGTTGAGTCCAACACAAGGGGTTGCATCCCAAATCCACCCCTACGCCCTATTTACTTGTGGAGGTCTGTGAGGATCTGACAGGCATAAGCAATCTGGTAGTAGCTTCACTTGTCCTCTGATAGGTTAGATGGAGGATTCACCATATTGACGACACCTGTCAAATCCTCTCAGATCCCCACAAGTGTGTAGGGTCTAGGGTCCGGTGTGGTGTTGTGCAACAGTGtaggaaccaaacggaagcaaacagggATGGACCTACCAGAATTTGTCCAATTTAGAAACTCTTGTTTcggttgcaaaacgttttgctacggtgtgctcCCAGGTCTTCAGAATCCCTTATTCTCTGATTCAATacagaatcaatcaatcaactaaTTAATCTAACTCATCCCGGGACGTTATTGTGAAAGACAATGTGTTCTCaatgacttacctggttaaataatggcaAATCCCTAACTGCAGGCCTGCATCGACGGGGACCTGCTATTCGCCAAGCGGCTCCTGGAGACGGGCTGTGACCCCAACACACGGGACAACCGGGGTCGTACGGGCCTGCACCTAGCGGCCGCCAGGGGGAACGTGGACATCTGTTGTTTCCTCCATAAGTTTGGGGCGGACCTCCTGGCTACAGACTACCAGGGAAACACGGCGCTACACCTCTGTGGACACGTGGATACCATCCAGTTCCTGGTGTCCAACGGTCTCAAGATAGACATCTGgtgagagaggggctgagggttgggagggcctggaagggagggagggggagtagagacTGTTTTACAGTTGGCTTGGGGCCTgagatgggctgagggttgggagggcctggaaggtagggagggggagtagagacTGTTTTACAGTTGGCTTGGGGCCTGAgaggggctgagggttgggagggcctggaaggtagggagggggagtagagacTGTTTTACAGTTGGCTTGGGGCCTGAgaggggctgagggttgggagggcctggaagggagggagggggagtagagacTGTTTTACAGTTGGCTTGGGGCCTGAgaggggctgagggttgggagggcctggaaggtagggagggggagtagagacTGTTTTACAGTTGGCTTGGGGCCTGagggggctgagggttgggagggcctcgaagggagggaggggagtagagactGTTTTACAGTTGGCTTGGGGCCTGAgaggggctgagggttgggaggGCCTGGAAGGGAGTGAGGGGGAGTAGAGACTGTTTTACAGTTGGCTTGGGGCCTGAgaggggctgagggttgggagggcctggaaggtagggagggggagtagagactgttataCAGTTGGCTTGGGGCGTGAgaggggctgagggttgggaggGCCTGGAAGGGAGTGAGGgggagtagagactgttataCAGTTGGCTTGGGGCCTGAGAGGGGCTTTGACTGAGGGGTAAAAGCAGGGTTAGAGTTACAGGGGTTCTATCACATAGAGGAACCCTTTAGGTCACCCTGTTAGGATTTTCAGATATACACATTGGTCCAACAGTCCACTCCCCATAGTGTCAATGTGTTTCTCAAACATTGGTTGGACCCTTGTTTGAACATTATCATGCTacattgtgtgtttctctctcccagTAACCACAACGGGTCCACTCCTCTGGTGCTGGCCAAGAGGCGCGGGGTGAACAAGGACGCTATCCGCCTGCTGGAGGGCCTAGAGGAACAGGAGCTGAAAGGATTCAACAGGGGAGCCCACTCCAAACTGGAGACCATGCAAATGGCTGAGAgcgagaggtgaggagaggggggggggagttaATGAGAGAGGTGCAGAACAGGGGGAGGACAGTGCAGGAAGTGGAGGGGAGCCTATGTTACAGGCATAACTATGCTGCTTAACAGTATAGTTCCCTCACTCACAAGTCCTTACCGGTACTTGATGTTTCGTACTCTGCCTCGCCAACACACTTAACCGCCCGCTTGACAATAATGCGCCTCCGAAAAGCTAGCAATTCAGCAACGTGATTGGTGACATTTCGATTGGTGACATAACTCTGTTACACCCACTCTAAGCTGGAATATAAACTGTCttttatataaactcagcaaaaaaagaaacgtcctcactgtcaactgcatttattttcagaaaacttgtcatgtgtaaatatttgtatgaacataaggttcaacaactgagacataagctgaacaagttccacagacatgtgactaacaggatAATTTGTCCCTAAAcgaaagggggggtcaaaatcaaaagtaacagtcagtatctggtgtggccaccagtactgtagtgcatctcctcatcatggactgcaccagatttgccagttcttgctgtgagatgttaccccactcttctaacaagacacctgcaagttccctgacatttctggggggaatggccccagcgctcatcctccgatccaacaggtcccagacatttctggggggaatggccctagccctcaccctccgatccaacaggtcccaggcgtgctcaatgggattgagatccgggctcttcgctggccatggcagaacactgacattcctgtcttgcaggaaatcacgcacagaacgagcagtatggctggtggcattgtcatgctggagggtcatgtcaggatgagcctgcaggaagggtaccacatgagggaggaggatgtcttccctgtaatgcacatcgttgattgcctgcaatgaaaacaagctcagtccgatgacgctgtaacacaccgccccagaccatgacagaccctccacctccaaatcgatcccgctccagagtacaggcctcggtgtaacgctcattccttcaacgataaacgcgaatccacaATCAACCccgtgagacaaaaccacgactcgtcagtgaagagcacccctgtgacggtgggtttgtgcccataggctatGTTGTTGCTGTctcttctatctgtctctctcctatatatatatatatatctgtctcttctatatatatatatctgcacTATCTGTctcttctatctatctctctcctatatatatatatatatatgtctcttctatatatctctctcctatatatctatatctgtctcttctatctatctctctcctatatatatatatatctgtctcttctatctatctctctcctatatatatatatatatctgtctcttctatctatctctctcctatatatatatatatatctgtctctcctatctatctctctcctatatatatatatctatatctgtctcttctatctatctctctcctatatatatatatatctgtctcttctatatatctctctcctatAGTGCAGATATATATTAATATAtctctcctatatatatatatatctgtctcttctatatatctctctcctatAGTGCAGATATATATTAATATAtctctcctatatatctctcctatctgtctctcctataTATCTATCTGTGCTATCTCCAACACAAGGGGGTTCCATCCCAAACTGACCCCTATGCCCTATGTACTTGTGTACCATCTatctctcctatctgtctttcCTGTCTATCTCTCCTGTTTATAATCAAGTAATGGCATGTAAGCTGACACTGGGCaacttcttcctcttcctgtcagTGCAATGGAGAGCCACTCCCTGCTGAACCCCGACTTCCAGAACAGGGAGGGAGTCCTGTCCAGCTTCAGGACCACCTGGCAGGAGTTTGTTGAGGACCTGGGCTTCTGGAGGGTGCTGCTACTGCTGGTGGTCATCGCCTTGCTCTCTCTGGGCATCGCTTACTACGTCAGTGGGGTGCTGCCCTTCT
Above is a genomic segment from Oncorhynchus masou masou isolate Uvic2021 chromosome 23, UVic_Omas_1.1, whole genome shotgun sequence containing:
- the LOC135510320 gene encoding ankyrin repeat domain-containing protein 46-like, coding for MSYVFINDSSQTSVPLLQACIDGDLLFAKRLLETGCDPNTRDNRGRTGLHLAAARGNVDICCFLHKFGADLLATDYQGNTALHLCGHVDTIQFLVSNGLKIDICNHNGSTPLVLAKRRGVNKDAIRLLEGLEEQELKGFNRGAHSKLETMQMAESESAMESHSLLNPDFQNREGVLSSFRTTWQEFVEDLGFWRVLLLLVVIALLSLGIAYYVSGVLPFSASQLELVH